The following proteins are encoded in a genomic region of Dyadobacter sp. UC 10:
- a CDS encoding AEC family transporter: MSDALQKTITLLLLISLGLLLKSKFKNKDQTNGIKEIILSVALPSTIFISLMKIDIDSSMIIIPLVTLVFNFLMFFSAPLAFTLFGIDRNSPTGRTLIMLIPSLAPGLSCFPFIAEFLGEKSLAIAALADVGNKFFVLISLYILAMNMFLKNSNDQETRMGGKLKSLFASMFQEPINLLIFLAIILLSLGINYNTLPSVVTDLFDKTSAMMTPLVLLFIGLAVQLKEGKKRIVASILFFRAGITMLISAGMIYVLNINEPAMILLAVVIPLSAASFWPLAHISAFNIREDAKGLPKEKRTFDLELAVLLLAFSLPFSTILILAILSSGTFFAHNSTLITSGLVLIALGALPNALSKVFVKMSKA; the protein is encoded by the coding sequence ATGAGTGATGCATTGCAAAAAACCATAACACTCCTATTGCTGATTTCTTTGGGACTGCTCCTGAAGAGCAAATTCAAAAACAAGGACCAGACGAATGGGATCAAAGAAATCATTTTGTCGGTTGCATTGCCTTCCACCATCTTCATTTCCCTGATGAAGATCGACATTGACTCGTCGATGATCATCATTCCACTGGTGACACTGGTATTCAACTTTTTAATGTTCTTTTCAGCACCTCTGGCTTTCACACTATTTGGTATCGATAGAAACAGCCCGACCGGACGGACGCTGATCATGCTGATTCCCTCCCTTGCGCCGGGGCTTTCCTGTTTTCCATTTATCGCTGAATTTTTGGGTGAAAAAAGTCTTGCTATCGCGGCACTGGCAGATGTGGGCAACAAATTTTTCGTTCTGATTTCCCTCTATATTCTTGCAATGAATATGTTTTTGAAGAACAGCAACGATCAGGAAACCAGAATGGGCGGCAAGCTGAAAAGTCTTTTTGCCAGTATGTTCCAGGAGCCTATTAACCTGCTCATTTTCCTTGCGATCATTCTGCTGAGTTTGGGCATCAATTACAATACACTCCCTTCTGTTGTGACGGATCTCTTCGACAAAACCAGCGCGATGATGACACCGCTCGTACTTTTGTTCATCGGGCTTGCAGTTCAATTAAAGGAAGGAAAAAAACGCATTGTAGCAAGCATCCTGTTTTTCCGCGCTGGAATTACGATGCTGATCAGCGCAGGGATGATCTATGTGCTCAATATTAATGAACCGGCAATGATCCTGCTGGCAGTCGTGATCCCGTTGAGTGCGGCGAGCTTTTGGCCGCTGGCGCATATTTCGGCATTTAATATCAGGGAAGACGCGAAAGGGTTACCCAAAGAAAAACGGACATTTGACCTGGAACTGGCGGTATTGCTGCTCGCTTTTTCGCTGCCATTTTCGACCATATTAATCCTCGCGATCCTCTCTTCCGGCACTTTCTTCGCACACAACTCCACACTGATCACGTCCGGCTTAGTATTGATAGCGCTCGGAGCATTACCCAATGCACTCAGTAAGGTTTTTGTTAAAATGTCAAAAGCCTAG
- a CDS encoding pyridoxal phosphate-dependent aminotransferase yields the protein MNQKMDRRNLLKSGLMAIGGMTLAPHLSMGAFASSPLSLDPENRIYRSPMVREHFLPDDRKAPKIIAKLNANENPYGPPMSAQKAVADSVKNGNRYAWKEMYDLIDKIAQKEGVPADHIMMGPGSSDLLEKVALVTFMNGKGNIVSADPCYMSLVQVAKSVGATWKPVPCTADWSHDLKAMEAAIDSETKLVYVCNPNNPTGAITKGQDLLDFCSRVSEKVPVFVDEAYIELAVGADTQSMVSLLTQKKNVIVARTFSKIMGMAGIRVGYMVALPSYLESINKITRGGMGISYTSIFAASASLDDKDFQGNTRKLNHEAKLYLYENLDKMGYKYIPSYTNFVLFPVTISGKELLTKLNAKGVAVRAFDIQNKPWCRVSLGTMDEMKAFVGALGQLS from the coding sequence ATGAATCAGAAAATGGACCGTCGGAATCTTCTTAAATCCGGTTTAATGGCAATCGGAGGTATGACACTTGCCCCGCATTTAAGCATGGGCGCCTTCGCCAGCTCACCGTTGTCGCTGGATCCGGAGAACCGCATTTACCGCAGCCCCATGGTGAGAGAACATTTTTTACCGGATGATCGCAAAGCCCCAAAGATTATCGCAAAACTGAATGCCAACGAAAATCCATACGGTCCGCCAATGTCAGCGCAAAAAGCAGTGGCTGACTCTGTAAAAAACGGCAACCGTTACGCATGGAAGGAAATGTATGATCTTATTGATAAAATAGCCCAAAAAGAAGGTGTACCTGCCGACCATATCATGATGGGCCCGGGCTCTTCCGACCTTTTGGAAAAAGTGGCACTGGTCACTTTCATGAATGGAAAGGGAAACATTGTTTCCGCCGATCCCTGCTATATGTCGCTGGTACAGGTCGCCAAATCCGTGGGCGCAACCTGGAAGCCCGTTCCCTGCACAGCCGACTGGTCACACGACCTCAAAGCGATGGAAGCCGCAATCGACAGCGAAACAAAACTCGTGTACGTATGTAACCCGAACAATCCGACCGGCGCGATTACGAAAGGCCAGGACCTGCTCGATTTCTGTTCACGCGTTTCAGAAAAGGTGCCTGTATTTGTTGACGAAGCTTACATTGAACTTGCCGTAGGCGCGGACACTCAGAGCATGGTTTCATTGCTTACGCAAAAGAAAAATGTAATCGTAGCCCGTACTTTCTCTAAAATCATGGGAATGGCCGGTATCCGTGTCGGGTACATGGTGGCGCTTCCTTCTTACCTGGAAAGCATTAACAAGATCACACGCGGCGGAATGGGAATTTCCTATACCTCGATTTTTGCAGCCTCTGCCAGCCTCGACGACAAGGACTTCCAGGGAAACACCCGCAAGCTGAACCACGAAGCGAAACTGTATCTGTACGAAAACCTGGACAAAATGGGCTACAAATACATCCCGTCCTACACCAATTTTGTCCTGTTCCCTGTGACTATTTCCGGTAAGGAACTGCTCACCAAACTGAATGCAAAAGGAGTAGCAGTACGCGCATTCGATATCCAGAACAAGCCGTGGTGCCGCGTTAGTCTCGGCACGATGGATGAAATGAAAGCATTCGTCGGGGCGCTGGGGCAGTTGAGTTAG
- a CDS encoding SusD/RagB family nutrient-binding outer membrane lipoprotein yields MKKIFNHKTIWMTALAGILTASSCTKDFDEMNVNPNSPTAIGPQYLLPTGIETSIDRYWGHRDRFERINIDAAELYVQHLTRNIYSNEGDDYTVSPALLSNNWKGFFNDGLLNFQRMIMQTNPESATPNANYEGVALVMRSWVFSLLTDMYGAIPYTDAIKGTALEPVYTPKYDAMDVVYAGLLNDLKIANEKLTVGGPVIAGDILYSGDILKWKKFANSLRLRLANRQAAKKPAESKAVMAEILADATKFPVFTSNADNASLKCTTVLPSNNEWNQILIQGGRTDWNISKTLADKMNAIGDTRITVYANPNKDGVYQGHANGLPDAIATSYLATSSTIGTAFTKADAPEVIMTFAELKFILAEAVLDGDITGDAKKYYEDGITASFAQYSLTPPADYFTKAGAISKEKVLEQKWISLFGQGIEAWIEWRRTGFPVFPAPDPRAVLNNGGILPTRFNYPASEYSLNQKAVTEGVNLNGGADDMKTKLWWAEK; encoded by the coding sequence ATGAAAAAAATATTTAATCATAAAACCATCTGGATGACGGCGCTGGCGGGGATTCTTACTGCTTCGAGCTGCACCAAGGACTTTGATGAAATGAACGTAAACCCGAACAGCCCTACGGCGATCGGGCCGCAGTACCTACTTCCTACCGGCATTGAAACTTCAATCGACCGGTACTGGGGACACAGGGACCGTTTTGAGCGGATCAATATTGATGCGGCAGAATTGTACGTACAGCATCTGACCCGGAATATTTACAGTAATGAGGGCGACGATTACACCGTTTCTCCTGCATTGCTTTCCAACAACTGGAAGGGCTTCTTCAACGATGGCCTGCTCAATTTCCAGCGCATGATCATGCAGACCAATCCGGAATCGGCTACTCCGAATGCGAACTATGAAGGCGTGGCGCTGGTCATGCGCAGCTGGGTATTTTCGTTGCTGACGGATATGTACGGCGCTATTCCGTATACGGATGCAATCAAAGGAACGGCGTTGGAACCGGTTTATACACCCAAATATGACGCAATGGATGTTGTATATGCTGGCTTACTGAATGATCTCAAAATAGCCAACGAAAAGCTGACAGTAGGCGGGCCGGTGATTGCAGGGGATATTCTTTACTCAGGGGATATTTTGAAATGGAAAAAATTCGCCAATTCACTTCGCCTGCGGCTCGCTAACCGCCAGGCTGCTAAAAAACCTGCTGAATCGAAGGCGGTCATGGCTGAAATTTTGGCTGACGCGACCAAATTCCCTGTATTTACCAGTAATGCAGACAATGCATCGCTGAAATGCACGACCGTACTTCCAAGCAACAACGAATGGAACCAGATCCTGATCCAGGGCGGCCGTACCGACTGGAATATCAGCAAAACGCTGGCCGACAAGATGAATGCAATAGGCGACACCCGCATTACCGTGTATGCAAATCCGAATAAAGACGGGGTGTACCAGGGACATGCGAACGGTTTGCCCGATGCGATCGCGACCAGCTACCTCGCGACCAGCTCTACGATCGGTACCGCATTCACAAAAGCCGACGCGCCGGAGGTGATCATGACTTTTGCAGAACTGAAATTTATTCTGGCCGAAGCAGTGCTCGACGGTGATATTACAGGTGATGCCAAGAAGTATTATGAAGATGGCATTACGGCTTCATTCGCACAATACAGCCTCACACCTCCAGCAGATTATTTTACAAAAGCGGGTGCGATAAGCAAGGAAAAAGTCCTTGAACAAAAGTGGATCTCCCTGTTTGGACAAGGTATTGAAGCCTGGATCGAATGGCGCCGGACCGGCTTCCCGGTATTCCCTGCACCGGACCCGAGAGCGGTACTAAATAACGGCGGTATCCTGCCGACGCGCTTCAACTACCCTGCCTCCGAATATTCATTGAACCAAAAGGCGGTTACTGAGGGTGTAAACCTGAACGGAGGAGCCGATGATATGAAAACCAAGCTTTGGTGGGCAGAGAAATAA
- a CDS encoding SusC/RagA family TonB-linked outer membrane protein — translation MRKVLLLIVWVCLCSPAAFAQVRQLSGKILAAEDGLGLAGASVILKGTNVGTNADADGKFTFSVPGDGILVVSYVGFLIKELPIGNQTQFDIKLDADTRQLSEVVVTAFGIEREKKALGYTVQEVKGSALTESRSTNVANALSGKIAGVRIQSNGGPGSSSTIQIRGSSSVSGNNQPLIVIDGVPMEQTASKTFGGGISEVNPDNIKEMSVLKGPNAAALYGSRAANGVILITTKNGQGTKGLGVDINSNITFERPWIKPDFQNTYGGGNGYRTWYNDGWSGSITDPNEIAQYRSVYDSRYPLAGSEGTDESWGAPMDGRMVRQWWTGDDVAPLTPQPNNWEEYWQTGRTITNSVALNGGNDKGYFRLGLSRVDQKGIMYYNDFHRNNFRINSGYNLTKNLNITLSGEYIKSGSDNRSYAGGQEFIWSHRHVSWDQLRDYESYADVHNQRGADTDPPHWQHTFFTNPYFSQKNLPSGNEKDRLLGNIALNYKILPSLSLLVRTGTDFWSDTRINVSNFLRVRNGVRTPGRFSEEVLRSQETNSDFMLTYNKDITSDFGLNVQFGGIQRKNYYKRNYFYVGEMVVDGLYNAGNSVPSQNTIESEIRESETQSLFGTANFSWKDALFLDLTARNDWSSTLPSNARSYFYPSASLSAVVTELFDINSNIFSFGKVRASYAQVGNDATPYQLAQTFLAKGSWNGAVPKFGENIQIANSNLKPEITTGLEIGADLRFLKGKIGLDVTYYDQTTKDQILGVEISKASGYNTRILNAGKITNKGIEVSISGTPVKLPGGFSWDVSLNWSRNRNKVVELAEGLTTYTLATQRGMSSEARVGQPYGTFYGVGFQKYNGQVVYGANGLPITAAGQNLGNIQPDWIGGMMNTLNYKGFSLSALVDVRVGGDIYDEGTGTARWTGQYAETALGREEGVIGQGVRELTGADGSKSYVPNDIIVTANQLYGYANPRNYHESAIFDASYVKLRELSLGYTFSPSILKKIKIQSAKISVVGRNVWMIFKNTPHIDPEIDAKGGNEQGFGYGELPSSRSVGANLSLSF, via the coding sequence ATGCGTAAAGTTCTACTCTTAATAGTATGGGTATGCCTTTGCTCTCCGGCTGCATTTGCCCAGGTAAGGCAGCTCAGCGGAAAGATATTGGCGGCCGAAGATGGCCTTGGACTGGCCGGTGCATCTGTCATCCTGAAAGGAACGAATGTCGGTACCAATGCAGACGCGGACGGTAAATTCACTTTCTCGGTTCCGGGCGACGGGATTCTGGTTGTTTCTTATGTCGGCTTTCTGATCAAAGAGCTCCCGATCGGCAATCAGACGCAGTTTGACATTAAACTGGACGCAGATACCCGACAGCTTTCCGAGGTGGTTGTAACTGCATTTGGTATCGAGCGCGAGAAAAAAGCGCTGGGCTATACAGTACAGGAAGTAAAAGGAAGCGCGCTGACAGAATCGCGCTCGACGAACGTAGCAAATGCGCTTTCGGGTAAAATTGCGGGGGTCAGGATCCAGTCAAATGGCGGGCCGGGAAGCAGTTCTACCATTCAGATCCGCGGTTCTTCTTCCGTTTCGGGCAACAACCAGCCACTGATCGTGATCGACGGTGTGCCGATGGAACAAACCGCGAGCAAAACATTCGGAGGAGGAATTTCGGAAGTTAACCCGGACAATATCAAAGAAATGTCGGTATTGAAAGGACCTAACGCCGCTGCGCTTTATGGCTCACGTGCAGCCAACGGAGTTATCCTGATCACGACCAAAAACGGCCAGGGTACCAAAGGTCTCGGCGTAGATATTAACTCCAACATCACTTTTGAACGTCCCTGGATCAAACCTGATTTTCAGAATACTTACGGTGGCGGAAACGGTTACCGCACCTGGTACAACGACGGGTGGAGCGGCAGCATTACTGATCCCAATGAGATCGCACAGTACAGGTCGGTTTACGACTCAAGATATCCGCTGGCTGGTTCAGAAGGTACCGATGAAAGCTGGGGAGCGCCCATGGACGGACGCATGGTGAGACAGTGGTGGACTGGTGACGATGTTGCTCCACTGACTCCCCAGCCCAATAACTGGGAAGAATACTGGCAAACCGGCCGCACGATCACGAATAGTGTGGCATTGAACGGCGGAAACGACAAAGGTTATTTCCGCCTGGGCCTGAGCCGGGTAGATCAGAAAGGTATTATGTATTACAATGATTTTCACCGCAATAACTTCCGGATCAATTCGGGATATAACCTGACAAAAAACCTGAACATTACGCTTTCAGGAGAATATATCAAGTCGGGCTCGGACAACCGCAGCTACGCCGGCGGACAAGAGTTTATATGGTCGCATCGTCACGTTTCGTGGGATCAGCTGCGTGATTATGAAAGCTACGCAGACGTGCACAATCAGCGTGGCGCAGATACGGACCCGCCTCACTGGCAGCATACTTTCTTTACCAATCCTTATTTTAGTCAAAAAAACCTGCCGTCGGGCAATGAGAAGGACAGATTGCTGGGGAATATTGCATTGAACTACAAAATACTTCCTTCCCTGAGCCTGCTGGTACGTACCGGAACAGATTTCTGGAGCGACACCCGGATCAATGTTTCCAACTTTCTCCGCGTCCGCAATGGTGTTCGCACGCCGGGGCGGTTTTCAGAAGAAGTATTGCGCAGCCAGGAAACCAATTCGGATTTCATGCTGACTTACAATAAAGATATTACTTCTGATTTCGGTTTGAATGTGCAGTTCGGCGGTATTCAACGTAAAAACTATTATAAAAGAAATTACTTCTATGTGGGCGAAATGGTGGTCGACGGGCTGTACAATGCAGGCAACTCGGTACCGAGCCAGAACACCATTGAAAGTGAGATCAGGGAATCTGAAACACAAAGCTTGTTCGGAACCGCTAATTTCTCCTGGAAAGATGCATTGTTCCTGGACCTGACAGCGCGCAACGACTGGTCGAGCACATTGCCTTCGAACGCCCGTTCCTACTTCTACCCTTCCGCGTCTTTGAGCGCAGTAGTGACCGAATTGTTTGATATCAACAGTAATATCTTCTCTTTCGGTAAAGTCCGCGCCAGCTATGCGCAGGTTGGTAACGATGCAACTCCTTATCAGTTAGCACAGACATTTCTTGCAAAAGGCTCATGGAATGGCGCAGTCCCCAAATTCGGGGAGAACATCCAGATCGCCAACAGTAACCTGAAACCGGAGATCACAACCGGTTTGGAAATCGGCGCCGACCTTCGCTTCCTGAAAGGCAAAATCGGTCTCGATGTAACCTATTACGATCAGACCACGAAAGATCAGATCCTGGGTGTTGAAATTTCCAAAGCGAGCGGCTACAATACGCGTATCCTGAATGCAGGAAAGATCACCAACAAAGGAATCGAGGTTTCGATCTCGGGAACACCGGTTAAGCTGCCGGGCGGGTTCAGCTGGGATGTTTCTCTGAACTGGTCGCGTAACCGCAATAAAGTGGTGGAGCTGGCAGAAGGACTGACTACCTACACTTTGGCGACGCAAAGAGGTATGTCGTCGGAAGCCCGTGTGGGACAGCCTTACGGTACTTTCTATGGAGTTGGGTTTCAGAAATACAATGGTCAGGTCGTTTATGGAGCAAATGGTCTCCCGATCACCGCTGCGGGCCAGAACCTGGGTAATATCCAGCCCGACTGGATTGGCGGTATGATGAATACGCTGAACTACAAAGGCTTCTCACTGAGTGCATTGGTTGACGTTCGCGTCGGTGGCGATATTTATGACGAAGGTACCGGTACTGCCCGCTGGACAGGTCAATATGCGGAAACTGCGCTCGGCCGCGAAGAAGGTGTGATCGGTCAGGGAGTGCGCGAATTGACTGGGGCTGATGGTTCGAAATCTTACGTACCAAATGACATCATCGTCACGGCCAACCAGCTTTACGGTTACGCAAACCCAAGAAACTACCACGAGTCGGCGATTTTCGACGCGAGCTATGTCAAACTGCGTGAACTTTCGCTGGGCTACACTTTCAGTCCTTCTATTTTGAAAAAGATCAAAATCCAGTCTGCCAAAATATCGGTAGTAGGACGTAATGTGTGGATGATCTTCAAAAATACCCCTCACATTGATCCTGAGATCGACGCCAAAGGTGGCAACGAGCAGGGATTTGGCTACGGCGAACTTCCGAGCTCCCGCAGCGTAGGTGCAAACCTCTCATTGTCATTCTGA
- a CDS encoding carbon-nitrogen hydrolase produces the protein MTKKVNVGLVQMSCTADVEANFQKATVKIREAAQKGANIICLQELFKSLYFCDVEDHGNFALAEPIPGPSTNQLSALAKELGVVIIASLFEKRAHGLYHNTTAVLDADGAYLGKYRKMHIPDDPGYYEKFYFTPGDASSGDPQGEAGDRDGYRIFETKFAKIGVLICWDQWYPEAARITSLMGAEILFYPTAIGWDTNETDPDTNEEQYGAWQTIQRGHAVANGVYVVSVNRVGREADQQFWGGSFIANPHGKLLYLAPHEGEVTHVEELDLERLDHYRTTWPFLRDRRIDSYRPILKRYIDA, from the coding sequence ATGACAAAAAAAGTAAACGTAGGTTTGGTACAAATGAGCTGTACCGCTGATGTTGAAGCCAACTTTCAAAAAGCAACGGTCAAAATCCGCGAGGCTGCTCAAAAAGGTGCGAATATTATCTGCCTTCAGGAGCTTTTCAAATCCCTCTATTTCTGCGATGTGGAAGACCACGGCAATTTTGCCCTGGCCGAACCGATTCCGGGCCCTTCTACTAACCAGTTGAGTGCTTTGGCGAAGGAGCTCGGCGTGGTAATCATCGCTTCATTGTTTGAAAAACGCGCGCATGGATTATATCATAATACCACAGCAGTCCTGGATGCCGACGGAGCTTACCTGGGCAAATATCGCAAAATGCATATCCCCGACGATCCGGGCTATTACGAGAAATTTTATTTTACGCCCGGTGACGCTTCTTCGGGCGACCCCCAGGGAGAGGCGGGCGATCGCGACGGTTACCGGATATTTGAAACAAAATTTGCGAAGATCGGTGTGCTGATATGCTGGGACCAATGGTACCCGGAAGCTGCGCGGATTACTAGCCTGATGGGCGCCGAAATCCTTTTTTACCCGACAGCGATCGGCTGGGATACCAATGAAACCGATCCGGACACCAATGAGGAACAATACGGAGCCTGGCAAACGATCCAGCGTGGCCACGCAGTTGCGAACGGCGTTTATGTAGTTTCCGTCAACCGCGTGGGGCGCGAGGCTGATCAGCAGTTCTGGGGTGGTTCCTTTATTGCGAACCCGCACGGAAAGCTCCTCTACCTAGCTCCGCATGAAGGAGAAGTTACACATGTAGAAGAGCTTGATCTGGAAAGACTCGACCATTACCGCACGACCTGGCCGTTTTTAAGAGACAGAAGGATTGATTCATACCGGCCGATATTGAAAAGATATATTGACGCATAA
- a CDS encoding glycosyltransferase family 9 protein translates to MSKPVKFLILRFSSIGDIVLTTPVIRCLKQQHPQAEIHYFTKSKFEFLLLDNPYVDRIWLLEKNTKELLRQLKKEQFDYIIDLHTNIRTLRIKFALRVPSFSFDKLNVLKWLITQFKIDYLPDIHIVDRYMETVSSFGITNDGQGLDYFIPYKDNVEPDWLPPTHRDTFVAYAIGGQHNTKKLPVERMIELCKKINYPVVLLGGKEDFENGEIIRNAIGDTLILNTCGKYNFNQSASLIKRAVIVFSHDTGLMHVAAAFKKKVYSIWGNTVPEFGMYPYKTAFEVLERPDLGCRPCSKIGYKACPKKHFKCMNEISFSFPVKELPPEN, encoded by the coding sequence GTGAGTAAACCGGTAAAATTCCTGATCCTCCGTTTTTCATCCATAGGCGATATCGTGCTGACGACGCCGGTGATCAGGTGCCTCAAACAACAGCACCCTCAGGCCGAGATCCATTATTTTACCAAAAGCAAATTTGAATTCCTGCTGCTCGACAACCCTTACGTCGACAGGATCTGGCTGCTGGAAAAAAATACAAAAGAGCTGCTCAGGCAGCTAAAAAAGGAGCAGTTTGACTACATTATCGACCTCCACACCAATATCCGCACATTAAGGATCAAATTCGCATTGCGCGTTCCTTCGTTCAGTTTCGACAAACTAAATGTGCTGAAATGGCTGATCACCCAATTTAAAATAGATTACCTGCCTGATATCCATATCGTTGACCGGTATATGGAAACTGTTTCATCATTCGGGATTACGAATGACGGGCAGGGCCTCGATTATTTTATTCCCTACAAAGACAATGTAGAACCGGACTGGCTGCCGCCCACGCACCGCGATACATTTGTGGCATATGCGATCGGCGGGCAGCATAATACCAAGAAATTACCCGTGGAGCGAATGATCGAGCTTTGCAAGAAAATCAACTATCCCGTTGTATTATTGGGCGGAAAGGAAGATTTTGAGAATGGGGAAATCATCCGGAATGCAATCGGAGACACGCTGATATTGAATACTTGCGGAAAGTATAATTTCAACCAGTCGGCATCGCTGATCAAACGGGCCGTCATCGTATTTTCCCACGATACGGGGTTGATGCACGTTGCTGCCGCTTTTAAGAAAAAAGTATATTCAATCTGGGGAAATACTGTTCCGGAATTTGGGATGTATCCCTATAAAACAGCTTTTGAAGTACTGGAAAGGCCCGATCTGGGCTGTCGGCCGTGTTCGAAAATCGGCTACAAAGCCTGCCCCAAAAAGCATTTCAAATGTATGAACGAGATATCCTTCTCTTTCCCTGTTAAAGAACTCCCGCCGGAAAATTAG
- a CDS encoding lysophospholipid acyltransferase family protein → MKTLTTRLLLLLLTAISRLSWKNLYRLSDTFRYLIFNVGKYRKAVIVANLRNSFPSYSDDRIRQIASDYYQNFTDIIFETIKMITSPKSDLLERFDLEMDLLNYYYEQKQNLVIMAGHLGNWEMLNLVASAKLSYQIIVVYHELANDTFDDWFRGFRTRFGTEMVPMKNAISKALEPRDKPFLFVLINDQSPVPDKAYWTHFLHQDTGFFRGGELIARRLNAPVLYMGIFKDRIRRGFYRAYFRLITENPRLEPTNAILQSQIEQLEADIMAQPDNWLWSHRRWKHRRPADRRPPNLFPNQQRQTTRSE, encoded by the coding sequence ATGAAAACGTTGACCACCAGGCTGCTGCTGTTACTTCTTACAGCGATTTCCCGGCTCTCCTGGAAAAATTTATACAGACTTTCTGATACTTTCCGATACCTGATTTTTAACGTCGGCAAATATCGAAAAGCTGTTATCGTCGCTAACCTCCGGAATAGCTTCCCCTCCTATTCCGACGACCGGATCAGACAGATTGCTAGCGATTACTACCAGAATTTCACGGATATAATTTTTGAAACCATCAAAATGATCACCAGCCCCAAATCCGACCTGTTGGAAAGATTTGATTTGGAAATGGATTTGCTCAATTATTATTATGAACAAAAGCAAAACCTTGTGATCATGGCTGGTCACCTGGGAAACTGGGAAATGCTTAACCTGGTGGCTTCCGCCAAACTATCCTATCAGATCATCGTTGTTTACCATGAACTCGCCAACGATACTTTCGACGACTGGTTCCGCGGCTTCCGTACGCGATTCGGAACTGAAATGGTACCGATGAAAAATGCCATCTCCAAAGCACTCGAACCCCGTGACAAGCCTTTTTTATTTGTATTGATCAACGACCAGTCGCCCGTGCCGGACAAAGCTTACTGGACCCATTTCTTGCATCAGGACACCGGATTTTTCCGGGGAGGCGAACTGATCGCGCGTCGGTTGAATGCACCTGTGCTTTATATGGGTATATTTAAGGATCGGATCAGGAGGGGTTTCTATCGGGCGTATTTCCGGCTGATCACTGAGAACCCCAGACTGGAACCGACCAATGCGATCCTGCAAAGTCAGATCGAACAATTGGAAGCAGATATCATGGCGCAGCCCGATAACTGGTTGTGGAGCCACCGTCGCTGGAAGCATCGACGGCCGGCGGACCGGCGGCCGCCAAATCTGTTTCCTAACCAGCAACGTCAAACCACAAGAAGTGAGTAA
- a CDS encoding lysophospholipid acyltransferase family protein, whose protein sequence is MNQISRLSWENAFRLSDFLCWSVFRVVKYRKKVIFENLRNSFPEKSEAELHCIAHDFYRHFTDLIVETIKFRTATPQCVRERIEGDIGMMEKYYDSKTNIIYLMGHRGNWELANLFSSLCFTHECIVVYRPLQNQASDQWFHELRTRFGAKLVSMDNIFKELQKPRDKPYVVVLANDQSPNPKTAFWTQFLHQETGVFRGVETIARRYNLTVLYADFSKVANKRGYYHVEICTITDKPKEVPNNAILETQLRILQRDIENQPHNWLWSHRRWKHKRPEILKPEQLLR, encoded by the coding sequence TTGAATCAAATTTCCAGGCTTTCATGGGAAAATGCATTCCGCCTTTCGGACTTTTTATGCTGGTCGGTTTTCCGGGTGGTCAAGTACAGGAAAAAAGTGATTTTCGAAAATCTCAGGAACAGTTTTCCTGAGAAAAGCGAGGCGGAGCTGCATTGCATAGCGCACGACTTCTATCGCCACTTCACAGATCTCATCGTTGAAACGATCAAATTCCGCACCGCTACACCACAGTGCGTGCGTGAAAGGATCGAAGGGGACATTGGTATGATGGAAAAATACTACGACAGCAAAACCAATATCATTTATCTGATGGGGCACCGGGGAAACTGGGAACTTGCCAACCTTTTTTCATCCCTCTGCTTCACCCACGAATGCATTGTGGTATACAGGCCGCTACAAAATCAGGCGTCCGATCAGTGGTTTCATGAACTCCGGACGCGCTTTGGCGCCAAGTTGGTTTCCATGGATAATATTTTCAAAGAACTACAAAAACCACGGGACAAACCGTATGTAGTGGTACTGGCAAATGACCAGTCGCCTAATCCTAAAACGGCGTTCTGGACCCAATTCCTGCACCAGGAAACGGGCGTTTTCCGGGGAGTGGAAACAATCGCGAGGCGTTATAATCTAACCGTATTATATGCAGATTTCAGTAAGGTGGCCAACAAGCGCGGCTACTATCATGTAGAAATATGCACGATCACGGACAAACCCAAAGAAGTACCCAACAATGCGATCCTCGAAACTCAGCTGCGCATCCTGCAAAGAGATATCGAAAACCAGCCGCATAATTGGCTGTGGAGCCATAGGCGATGGAAGCACAAAAGGCCCGAAATACTGAAACCAGAACAGCTACTTCGTTAG